From the genome of Microtus pennsylvanicus isolate mMicPen1 chromosome 17, mMicPen1.hap1, whole genome shotgun sequence:
TAGAGAGAGACATTCCAGAACAATTCTGAAAAATCGACAGGCAGGGACTTCTCTGTCCACCAAACCCACCCCCCATGCCGGCGTCCAAGATACACCTAAGAAACTGGGAGACTCCTGGCATGGAATCTACAGCATGGCTGGGAGAGAAGGGTCCTACAAGGTACACTGAACAGGTCCATAACAAGGGGTGCTCACAACCTGCAGGTAAGGCTGAAAGACTCCAAAGTCTGGGACAAAGGCCTATGGGCACTGCGGAGAGAATGGAAGGATCTGGAGAAATCGGTAGCACCCGGTCTAGCAGCTAGCTAGCATCTGGGAGTGGGATGACCTGAGCAGCAAGACGCTGTTTAACGATTAAAATCCACCTCAACATGGACCcaggtctttttttaaattaatttatttattatgtatacaatattctgtgtgtataactgcaggccagaagagggcaccaggcctcattacagatggttgtgagccaccatgtggttgctgggaattgaactcaggacctttggaagagcaggcaatgctcttaacctctgagccatctctccagcccggaccCAGGTCTTGACTGGAAGTTGAGCCAACCCTCCCGGGCCTATTACCACACAGAAGGCCCCATTTGCTGTTCCAGCCTGCGGTCATCAACTGATCCAATTTGCAGAGTTCCCTAGAGTCCAACCATCTATCACCCACCCCAGGGTGAGATCAATATGTTGGTGGGACAACCAATCAAAAAGGAGCTGTCCAGGGGTCAGGAGCAGATGCAGGGAATCACGTAGGGAAGCATTAGGGACTTATCTTGAGACTCCCTGCTCCCACCCCAGGAATCAAAGACTCCTCTTGCAAAGGAGGAAGGGTGGGATTGCTCAAAGTCCCATCCACTAGCATTCTCTAACAGAGCAGGGAAGTGCTGGGGGATGGGGAGGCGACGAAGAGGAATGTCACTGGACGTCCAGATTGGAGACGCCAGCAGGTGCGGCTGGGGTGTCTCGACTCACAGCCATATTGCCTACTAAATAAACTCAGAGGTGAGCAAATGGAAGGCTGTTCCCATGGCTTCTGTACTGCGGCTTGGACCCAGAGTATCAAAACACATTCAGACCCACGGTTTTAGgacctggaggaagagatggaagcaGCTATTTCCATATCACTTCAATCCCCCCCCCCTCGCCCCCGCACTACTCAGGCCGAGAAAGAGACCCCAGAATCacaccccctccctttctcctttcctcatttccccctttccccttttgGGTAAAGGTTAGGGACCGAAGACTCCGGGCGGTGGGTAAGGCGGGACTTTAGATTAACATGAGGAATTCCATTGGTCAGAGAAACTGCCGATCAAAAACATCTTGAGTCAGGATTGGCTGCGTGAGGCGGGCGCGGCGTGGCGAAAGAAGGGGCCCAAGGGGTGGGGCTGACTCTGCAGCTGGCGCAGCTTCGGCTCAGAGCAGCCGCCGCGGCGCAGCAGAGCGGCTCCTTCCCCCGCCCGTCCGCGCGCCGCGGCCGGGGCTAGGCCCCCCACCGCCGGGTCCCCCGGGGCTGCAGCAGCAGCGGCGCCGCCCGCGGTTCCCACCGGGGCCCGGGCGCCGGCCCCGCTCTGCAGGATGGGCACGGTGCTGTCGCTTTCCCCTGCTTCCTCGGCCAAGGGCCGGAGGCCGGGAGGGCTGccggaggagaaaaagaaggcgCCGCCCGCGGGGGACGAGGCTCTGGGGGGCTACGGTGCGCCACCGGCGGGCAAGGGCGGCAAAGGCGAGAGCCGGCTCAAACGGCCGTCCGTGCTCATCTCGGCGCTCACCTGGAAGCGCCTGGTGGCAGCCTCGgccaagaagaagaaaggcagcaaAAAGGTGACGCCCAAGCCAGCGTCCACTGGTCCCGACCCTTTGGTCCAGCAGCGCAACCGCGAGAACCTTCTGCGCAAGGGCCGCGACGCCCCCGACGGTGGCGGAACCGCCAAGCCCCTGGCCGTGCCTGTGCCCACGGTGCCCGCGGCCGCTGCCACCTGCGAGCCCCCGTCGGGGGGCAGCGCGGCCGCCCCGCCACCAGGCTCAGGCGGGGGAaagccgccgccgccaccaccccCAGCCCCGCAGGCGGCTCCGCCAGCGCCCGGAGGCTCGCCGCGGCGGGTCATCGTGCAGGCGTCCACGGGCGAGCTGCTGCGCTGCCTCGGCGATTTCGTGTGCAGACGCTGCTACCGCCTCAAGGAGCTGAGCCCCGGCGAGCTGGTGGGCTGGTTCCGCGGCGTGGACCGCTCGCTGCTGCTGCAGGGCTGGCAAGACCAGGCTTTCATTACGCCCGCCAACCTGGTGTTCGTATACCTGCTGTGCCGCGAGTCGCTGCGCGGGGACGAGCTGGCGTCGGCCGCCGAACTGCAGGCCGCCTTcctcacctgcctctacctcgccTACTCCTACATGGGCAACGAGATCTCTTATCCACTCAAGCCCTTCCTCGTGGAGCCCGACAAGGAGCGCTTCTGGCAGCGCTGCCTGCGCCTCATCCAGCGGCTCAGCCCGCAGATGCTACGGCTCAACGCCGACCCCCACTTCTTCACGCAAGTCTTTCAAGACCTCAAGAACGAGGGCGAGGCCGCGGCAGGCACCGGGGGTCCACCGAGCGGAGGCCCGTCCACCACCTCTTCCTCGACCGCCAGGGACAGCTGCGCGGCCGGAGCCAAGCATTGGACTATGAACTTGGACCGCTAGGGATTCCCAGGGGCCGCGCCCGCcccccgccccagcccctcacacaCACCCGGAACCCCCGGGACCATCAAGCCTCCGCCGCTATTATCGCCGCTCTACGCCCAGGCTGGGCCGAGGAGGAGCCACCCCTGCCCCGCAGGGGAAGGTGGAGGCTAGGACGCCAGAGGCCGCGGTGTCTGGATTtgctgggtgtggggtgggcGTGGGGGATGATCGCGGGAAGGGCACCCCCAACTTCGTTCACCCTTTCCGTCTGTCTGCGCctccatttttccatttctgcccgggtcttcctctcttccctgctGTGGCCATCTCGAAGTTCACCACCCTGGGTTTTGCCAGTTCCTCACCTTTCTGTGTCTTCATCCTTCCTCTGTctgctgcctccctctctctgcctttttattgGTTTCCCTGGGCTTTACCTTTCCCCACCCTACCCCGAGCCTGATGGTACCCTGTTGCCTGCCCTGCTTCTCCCGCACCTGTGTTGCTGTGTACCCTTCTTGTTCTTATTCCTTCCTCCTGTCATGTGTCACCACCTTCCCCTCTGTTTGTCTTTCCTCTCTACTTGAGTCACCCTGCatcccccccaacccccccccgAGATTCTGCACTCCTCTCCCCAGATCAAAAAGACCCTTAGTTTTTTATTTGGATGGACTGAAGTGAGACAAGAATCTGCAGTCCCAGGTGCCCAGGCAAAGATCAGGGTGGTCCTTTCCCTCACCCCCACAGTCTCTCCCCACCTTTCCAACGTGTTGCATGCTGGGAGTTGAGGGGGGAAAGGCTGCTGCcttcactcaggaggctgagatttGAGGGCAAGATCTAACCTGGTAGAGTACCTCGCTTGCAGCGGTGGTGTTTTCTCTGCGGAtgggtagaaagagaaagaaacctctTCTTACCCTGGGGGAGGGGCGCCCTCTTCCTTATCCTTAGATTTCTTGTTATATCCCCTCCCCACACTTTAATTTATTTCGCTGTTTTaggagggagggtgggtggggagggggctgggccGGGAATTGTCCGAGGTGCTGAGCTGGGCGGGACCGGAATCCTCCTGGGAGAGTACCAGGAACTGGGTTGGGCCTGGGGCCGTGTCCAAGGTGCCAATGATGCGGGCCGACGGCGCGGGCCGCATTATCTGTCTGTCCGTTTGTCCTGGAGAGAACTATAAAGCGCTGGAAGCGCCTACAGATGGTTTTGCGCCGGCCTTTCTTTGGGTCCATGGAGGGTGGAAATAAACGGGAGTAGGGGTGAAACTCAGGGGCAAGATAAGAGCGTGAGAAATGGGGGTCTAGAGGGGAAAGTCAAGTCCCCGAGAGCTGCAACCTGCTACATGCCCCCACTGGCTTTCATTTTAGAGTAAAGCGTGATAAGCCAAGGGTTGAGGCTGAATCCACCTCCCCATCCTGACCTCCATCTTGTCTGCCCTAGCTTCTTATTAAATGCCCGGGCTACTTAGGGACAAACGGTAAGGACAGTCATTCCCCTTCTATGAGGTGATCCTTGAGACAGAAGGGGCTGGCCACGAtaactgtttttccttttcttttcttcattcttcccaCCATATATTAGATCAGGAGTCTAGGCAGGCCTGACCTCGCTCATTTGGGAACTGGATACCACCCCTATGTAACCAGTCACTACGGAATTGCACTGAGGCTGCTTTGGACACACGCCTAGCCAGGGCAGGCTTTGGAGACCCATCCCTGCTTGAGACTCAGACCTTGACCCTTGACCCCCAGAACAGTGCACATATAAGCAGAAACAAAAGGGGAGACGAAGCTATTCCGaatggaaagaagggaggaaataaGCCATTTGGCTATAAATCCCTGCTTAGTCTCCCCGATTGCCTTCTTAGTTACACAGCGAAACAGCACATTCAGTGTTGCGTCCGCTTTAGGAGGACTGACTTCTGGCCGAATGTTTGCGGTTGCGAACGCGATCGCTGCTGAGGCCTCTGAAGATCCAGAAAGAGTTCCGGGAGGGGCTCCGGAAAGAAAAGGCCTTGGGTTCGCTGTCCGTGGTGCTGAAGAGTGCGTTCGTGCAGGGTGGGGGCTTGCACTATCCGCAAGAGAGGGGGACTCGGCCTCAGCTAGAGCTTCTGAATAATTTAAGAGTGGGGTGTAAGCTATTCTGGCAGCAAGTTACAGAAGtctgtccccagaacccagggatGTTGCCTCCCCCTTGCCCTCCTCGGAGGACCGGACTTGGCTTTCACCTGGCCTGTACCCACAGCCCAAGCACCCGGCCTGGAGGCGGAAATCCTAGGTCCAATTTGTGAATCGAGTTCTCGGggcgggcgggggcgggggggggggagagaagggagggggagctAGCGGAAGGGAAGGCGGGAGCAGACGCCTATTGGTTGAAATTTGGCGCAGTCAACGCGGTGCCGTCATCTCTCCGgatttgggaggagggaaggaggatcACTTGGGTCACTTCGCGGCTGTCGCTATGGTAACCAGACTGAGCGGGCGGGGCCACCTTGCCACTTTCCTACCTTTGGGTAGGGAAAGCATCCTGTTTTTTCCTAATTTGGAACTAATTACTGAGACTAGCTACTTGATTGGTATTTCAGGGTTAGATTAGCCTAAACGACACGAGGAAGAGACCCGAAAGCTGATGGAGAGCCTTAAAAATCTTGCCCTTGGGAGACTTAAGATACTGCCCCGAACTCATGGACACATGAGTTCTTCTTTCTACTCGCAAGGGCACGCGCGTGCGCTCACACATGCACGCCCTCATGTGCCCCCTGAAACCTATGGTCTAGCACCGAAGAACTCAGatgagaaggcaaaaaaaaaaatccgtcaGTGAGGAGTGTCAATTTGCTAGATCCCAAAGCCAGAGATACTGCCATAATCCGATtagaactgggggtggggttctGGAAGATGGTCAGCTGGACTGCAGGGAATAATGAGCCTTCCGGGTTACATTTGCACAAAGTCCTGTTTTCTCTGGGTGGAGGGCAATAGGAAGAAGCTCCCACAATAGTCTCTGAGAAGCCTAAAGACGAACTGTAAACGAGGGAGGAGAAGAGCAAAGAGCAGAGATTGAagctgaggtgggggaggggaatgcaTCCAGGTTGGTGAAGAGGGCCTAAAACTCTCTGGAGAGCTCAGAAGAGCTAGGGGTAAACTAATGGAAATGGAGACGGAAACCCAACTGAAGCCATGACTCAGCACTTCCCCTTGCAAAGGACCAAGGCACAGGGCCTGGGAAGAGTAGAGGGCCCTGGAAAATAAAATAGGTGGCTAACAAGAGACGCACCCCTTTGCACCAGGAATACATCAGTACACAGCCAAAGGCATATATTATTTTACTTCAAGCAGACATGAATACACTTATAGTGATGAAGGCTCCTtcaattatattatatacatacgtGTGCTCTCCCCTTCTGTGCCGCCCTTGCTGAAGCGAAGGACATTCTGTCTTGAGAGTCATGCTTGGTCTGTCCCCGGAATACCTTAGTACTTATTGGAAgaagagaaatgtaaaaatataaataaataaacgttcAGATACGGGAGGGTGGTTGTCATGGAAACCCCTTTGCCTGCCAGCCAGGGTGCCCAGCAACCAGAGCGCCTGGCAGTATCCAGGAGGCTATCTATCCTATGGCCTCTGCACACTGGTACTCTGCCTCAGGCATTCAGATGTGCACTTCTGGAAAGACTCTGCCAGGAAGCTTCCCAAAACAATGTTCCCACCCCAGTCAGACCAACAGAATATCAGGGCGAGCTAGAAGCCATAGGTAGGGATCCTTAAAACGGCCCCTTCTTCAAGCACCCCTTTTTAGATGGCGTTCTCTCTCCCTACTGTTTggggtcttactatgcagccaGGATTACCcggaaactctgtagaccaagctagccctGAACTTGAGGCACTCCCgattgtctttgcctcctgagttacAGGCAGGTACCACCGTACCTAGCTTGGAATTGTGTTTGTTCTTCACTCCCTTACATGCTGCTGTGAGTGGCACACTTGACCACTGCCTCGTCTTTtccactccccaccccaagcTTGTCTCCTGAGCAGTCTGCTGCTCTTAAGATCTCTTTCTGCTTGGAGATATTGCCCATAATAATTATTGGCTCCTCTTAAATACCATTGCCATTTATTCATACCTCTTAGTCAGCTGTCTGTGGTTAATGTTTAGCTTAAGGACCACAGATTTTAAAACCAGTCTgtctatatattttacatatggcAACCTAAAAGTCAGGAAGCGTaatgatgaaaatataaatagagaaataaattctCCATACAAAATAAACTTCTTGCTTGGTTTTCCACCAaagggcgggggcgggggggggagaagggCAGAACAGTATGGTGGCTTACAAttatttggaaggctgaggctggaAGATTCTTTGACCCTAGAGGACCAGGTCAGCCTGCATACCATAGTGAGACCCTCAACTCAAATATAATCAAACTCATTCGCATATTATCTTAGAGAAACCACACGATATCAAGGAAACCCTAAGAAGAGCGAATGAAATCAGCCAGGgcacgcctgtgatcccagcaccttgGAGGCCAAGGCAGAAACACCaccagttcaaggacagcccgTCAAAGACCAGGAGGAAGGGAGTGTAGAGGGCTTACTCAAGTACGTGGCACTGGCACATGAACAGACAGTCCAGTAGGGGAAAAAAGATAGTCCAGAGATAAACTGTGTCATGCTGGGGACCAGCGCAGGGCAAAAGTAGCATTTAGAATTCACTGGGGAAACTAGGAGAGCCATGGTTTGTTTACAACCGGGTAGTCATTAAGATGAAGGGGAGAAAGAGGTCAATGCTTTCTCATTCTTTGCCCTCAAAGTACATCTGAATCTGAGCAaagagttaaagaaagaaaatgccatacagaTTTAGATAAGGaggcaatttaaaaatatctagtaATATAGTAAATATCCAGATTTTACAACTCAGAAGTTCCAGCCTGTAGAATTGGTGCTAGAGAAATACTTGAAGAAATGCAGAGATAAGAcggtgatttcttttttaaaaaaaaagctttattatGGCTTGGAAAGAGAAAAGTTGGATTTGATTTAAATATCCACCAGGACTTAGTCAGAGCTAAGTAGATTTTGACATATCTCACTGAAGTTTACACCATTCCGTTAAAAAGAATGAGTTGGGTGGGCATGGCTTACGCAACTGTGACTTCTTCACTCGTGAAGCTGGgacaggagggtcatgagtttaAGGTGGGCCTAGGCTGTAGCAAAACCACATCTCAAACATCCACAAATAGGACTGCAGCAATGGCTCGTGAGTTAAAAACCCCTGGCTGCTCACCCAAAGGGCTGGGgttggatcctcagcacccacatggcagctcgggagccttgtaactccagtcccaggggagctgatgccctcttctggctcccagcGGCACTGCATGCACAGTGACGCACAGACATACAATTCAAACAACGATAAATGATATTAGTATTCTCTGCAGTTAGAAAACAGTAACTAATACATaatagtaaatattaaaataaaaacttgctGTAGGCTGGGCTTGGTGACGTACGCCTTTAATGCCCACATTCCAGAGTCAGAATGCCAACATTCAAGAccacatagtgagctccaggtcagccaggagatcctatctaaaaaacaaaagcaaaaggtaacaaacaaacaaaaccagacagaGACACAGCACTGCACCTATTAGTCTCTAAATAAATGAAAGCTGATGTGTGCAGCTTTCGCCCGGCTCGGCTGTGGTAAACACCAGCTTGTAGCATCTCTTCTCATTTACTTCCTTAGGGCAATTATAAATGAGCTTTCAAAAGATTATAGttgctgggaagtggtggtgcacgcctttaatcccagggcttgggaggcagacgcaggtggaactctgagttcaagaccaacctggtctacagtgagctccaggacagccaggactacatagagaaacactatcttgaaaaaccaaataaacaaaaaaagtgacCGTCTTTATGTTTGTCTTCCATTGTTAGTAAATATGTGACTAAATACATCCTTAGAATACAACTGTGGACCCATTCCTTGGTATTCAGATTTTCTCCTATTCTTATGGTATTTgagcttttttttggggggggggcatgatttctctgtgtaaccatggaactctgtagaccagactggcctcccaggtgctaacattaaagacctgtgccactactgcccaatAGAGCATTGATTATTTTGCATCTaactttaagaatttttttctggtacgtttatatgtatttgtttcattaattcaTCTATTATGCAAAatttttgtgaaaatattttcttctatgtgtataagtgttttgcctgcagttATGAATACTCACTGAGTGTGCTAGTgcccacaaagaccagaagagggcaccaaatcccctgaaactggaattacagagggtTTGAAGAACCATGTGGATACTGAgcattgaatccaggtcctctgtaaaagcaacaTTTGCTGTCTCCTCAGCTcctggaatttattttttaaagacttatttatttatgtattttatgtatatgtgtgccctCTCTTCgtgtacatctgcaggccaggagagggcattggatctcattacagatggctgtgagtcaccatgtggtttctggaaactgaactcaggatctctggaagagcagccagtgctcataaccaccattgagtcatctctccagccccctttatggTTTTATTACTATAATCATTGTTACTACTGTGATTAATTTGAAACAGAGTTATCTATgttatccaggctggcctcctcctCAGTTTCCTGGATTCTGGGATTGGCCACCATGACCAACTCTTACCACACATTATCTTCTCACACAAATATccatttcaggggctggagagatggctcagaggttaagagcattgcctcctcttccaaaggccctgagttcaattcccagcaaccacatggtggctcacaaccatctgtcatggggtctgctgccctcttctggcctgcaggcatacacacagacagaatattgtatacgtaataaataaataaaatatccatttaaaagctctgctgtgtcctgctcGGCTACTGGTTGCTttgcatgtgcaaagccctggatttgaccccagcactgaaaaataaaagacaaattagtTTTGCATTATACTTActgttctttttacatttatttgtctgGGGGAGCGTGAGTGTCACggtgcacatgtggagaccagaagacaactttgggaAGCCATTCTCTCATCCTGCCTTTTGGGTCCCAGGGATAGAACTTCAGTCCTCGGGCCCCACCACTCTATCTCACTggcttttattattcttttagtaAAAGAGCCTTAAAGCGGATCATGTCAAGTTCTATAAATTTCTTTGAGAGTTGcattgggatttttttaaaaagatttatttatttattatgtatacaacattccttccatgtatgtttgtattccagaagagggcaccacatttcattatagatggttgtgagccaccatgtggttgctgggaattgaactcaggacctctggaagagcaatcagtgctcttaacctctgagccatctctccagcccccttgcacTGGGATTTTATCGCTTTCACAGGTCAATTTGGGAAGATCTGAGAATTTTACAGTATTTGTCATCCTACCCTGAAACACACATGGGTTTCCatttcctgggattttttttttctcctgtgcctTGGTGAAGATTTACAACTTCATGTAGATGTTTTCCATGCTTGCCACTAGGAGCATAATTGTTATTACCATTATAAATCTGAttccaaggggctggagagatggctcagccattgagagcactgactgcttttccagaggtcctgagttcaattcccggcaaccacatggtggctcacaaccacctatgatgagatctggtgccctcttctggcctacaggcatgatactgaataaataaataaataaataaatatccgattcctaacttttttcttcttcatacaAAGTTATAGGAAAAGCATAGATTTGATGATGTTAATCTTATATCTTACTgaaattttattagttttgttttccaatttagtttcttaaaatttctagGCAGTCAGCTCACTGTCTACAAA
Proteins encoded in this window:
- the Cdk5r2 gene encoding cyclin-dependent kinase 5 activator 2; translated protein: MGTVLSLSPASSAKGRRPGGLPEEKKKAPPAGDEALGGYGAPPAGKGGKGESRLKRPSVLISALTWKRLVAASAKKKKGSKKVTPKPASTGPDPLVQQRNRENLLRKGRDAPDGGGTAKPLAVPVPTVPAAAATCEPPSGGSAAAPPPGSGGGKPPPPPPPAPQAAPPAPGGSPRRVIVQASTGELLRCLGDFVCRRCYRLKELSPGELVGWFRGVDRSLLLQGWQDQAFITPANLVFVYLLCRESLRGDELASAAELQAAFLTCLYLAYSYMGNEISYPLKPFLVEPDKERFWQRCLRLIQRLSPQMLRLNADPHFFTQVFQDLKNEGEAAAGTGGPPSGGPSTTSSSTARDSCAAGAKHWTMNLDR